CTTCTGTAGTTGCCCAGACCATCAACAAATGGCACAAATGGCAACCAGAGGGAGTTGCTGTTTGTGACAGAATCATCACAGCTACATTTTCTCCATTACAATAAGGTATAACTCTGTTCGGACACTGGGTTCTGCAGAGACAGCATGCGTTCTCCTCTGCATCTCAGCCTTTAATAAGATTATTGTcttatatgcagatgatgtgTTAGTATATCTGTCAGAACTTAGAAATTGAATCCCAAAACTGATGGACTGCTTGGCCAGTAGCACGTGTCAGAATGAACATGCAGcctagtggtttttgtgcctaaacctaacctaacctggTGATTGAGTTGGTTATGCGCTGTTGCAATGCTTTAATTTTTCCATTACTATTAATTCAATCTCAGGTAATGTAAAACCAGTGCTGGATGAACAAGGACTGGTTTGAAAATATGGAGTTCAGTGTAAGTAGGTGGAGGTCTGTTTAATGAAattttgatgctgtttttcattttttcctctctcctctgttaaGCTCCTCTCTGTATCAGATCCATTGTCCACTAAGCCCCTTCTGCTGCTCTATTACCACTCTCACAACacatacaccacacacacacacacacacacatatatatatatatatatgaacagAGACGGTTGGGTTGATAGAGGGAGGACAGAAAAAGAGTTAAGGTGTTGAGGTCTGATCTATGGTTCTCTTTTTAGGTCATTAACAGTATGCACAGGAAGGAGAAGAGCTGCATGTTAATGTCTGACCATTTGTCCTTTCTATTTTTGGCAGTAGATATAAAGTACAACAGAAGACTAGTGTATATCTGCTGTTAGAAGCTGAGCTGGAGCATCATCTGACCATGAAATGATTGGCAGTTGGCGGTTATCAAGCCAGATGTCCTGTTGGAGTGGTTTGGATTGTCAGAGGTTCAAGGTCTAGTCCTTGCTCTTGAATATCCAGGGACAGGGAGGAGGGATAACAGAGAAAGTAACTAAGAGGGGAGGGGCAAGGATGGGAAGCGAGAACGCAAGAATCAAAACCTATAAGAACAAAAACGTGAGATCATAAagaaggggaggggaggggacaTAACagtgagagagggggaggatTATTTACCGTTTTAAAGGAATAAATAATCTGTATTGTATGAATCTGGCACAGAGAGGGAgggcagagaaagagacagagtgagagagagggtttatgcaggagcagcagcagcagcagaccagcaaAGAAGAGCGGgagagaaaattattttttggaattgtttgtttttgttgtgaagtattttttaaattcctgTTGGAAGCAGAGATGCGGCTCTGAGCGAGGACAGAGGGAGCTGCCTGCTTAGGAAATGCCTCAAGAAAAAGATGTAATCTGGAGCTGAAATAGACAGATACAGGTGGGTGAAAGgacaggcgtgtgtgtgtgtgtgtgtgtgtgttcttgtactTAATACATAGTGAGGACCGTGCATTTTAACCCACAGAGAGAGGACATTTTTGAGGACACTTTGGCTGGTTGAGGCCGGTTCAGGTTTTCATTAGGGTAAGGATAAGGGGAGTTGGAGGCATTTAGTTAtgatggttaaggttagggtaagggccTAGGGAATGCATGATGTCAATGAGAGTTCTCACAAATATAGAAGTACAAGATACaacatagtgtgtgtgtgtgtgtgtgtgtgtgtgtgtgtgtgtgtgtgtgtgtgtgtgtgtgtgtgtggatgttaaCTGTATTGTATCATCTGACCTGTTCACAGTGATTGTTGTCTCCTGGGAACATGTACATAACACgcacattttatatatttagcTGTATGTTCTACTGTCTGGTCTTTGATCTTGTGCAGAACATACAGTGTCTGGATTTAACCTAGTTCCACCCAGCTGaggtgtatgagtgtgtgactgtgtgacacTGACTTGTAAATATTGTCTGCCAGTTTAGTGTCCCTGTCTAATATGTTACTTGAGGAGGCTCTGATTGGCACTAAGTGTTTGCACCCATGTCACAGTTTGGTCAGTATAACCCAGATGCACGACCAATATTGAGGTACAGGGATGTAAACAACAGAATAGGTGCACGCTGAGTGGTCAATCTCAGCCAATTTTAGGATGTCTAAACCACAGagaatgtcagaaaaacatgtggAAGCTGCTAAAACTTACAGAGAAGGACTTTGACAGCGGGAAAGGGTGCAATATTTTGAAAAGCTACACTTAATATGTCCCTACAAGCTGGCTTTTTTATCTTGGAGTGATGACCCAACAATTCTGCCTTTTATTTCAATATAGCACACTTTTGAAGCTACATTTTAAGAACATTTTACAGAAACTATAGAAATCTTGTACTATTGTAGTAGGCTATGGAATGACATCAGAATCCGATATTCAGCCAAGAATGCAAGAAACAACAGCTTAATATCAATATGCTTGCCTTacatcattaatttaattaagaGTTGCTGTTATTAATAATTCATCTACCTGATAAGAGACACACATAACAAACTTGAATGTTGCCAAGATTCATGAAGAGTCAGAAATCCGGGTCAGTTTGGCCAACTCCAACCGCCTCTTTTCCTCAGACACTCTTCTCGTTGATTTGCCATAGCTTTTGGCAATCTGTAGTACTCCAAGTGCATTTCCCCATCTGGAAGATTAGCACAGCCAAGAACATGGCAATAAATTAGCAACAATAATCAAAAACAATTGCGAGTTTGGTTCAGTTGATTTGATTACGTTCAGTATCTTCAAAATGCCTGACTTCCAGGTTGATGACGTAGTGTGAATTCGCTGGATTGTCTTTCACTGTGGGTGTGGGGTAATAAGCAGAGGTAATATGAACCTTTCTGGGACCCAATGAAAATTTTCACTATATTTTGAGCCTCTTTGTTTTTAGCACTAACATAGAGAGCAAAACATGCACCTTGGATCTGCTCTTTGTAGGGCCTACCAATCAGTAAGACAAGTAGAACTGTAGGACTGGGGGACAAGGCCTCTGATTGAAATGTTGTTTGCACCCACATGTTGAAAATCTGTCCTAgttagtttttatttgtttggccCTTATCTCAGGCCTCTGCATCCATGACACTGTGACTGTGAATCCAACCATAACTGAGCTAGGTACCTTTACTGTAGTATGTGGGCATCATCCATCATTGTATTGTTAACATGCTAAAACATCCTAAGCAAGTTAGCATGGCTAATTAGAAGCTTGTCAAAACTTAATCAGTGGTGGAATTGAATTAGTGCTACTGGACAGAAATATTGAATACAAAATAGTTTCCATCAATTTCATTCACAGCGGTCACATGACACTGTGTTACATCAGGTCTGTAGTGATGGCAGACGTCAGCTGGGCCGGTGTGCGCTGGGACAGAAGAGGAGCTAGCGTTCTGCTGCTCTTTTGGATTTTCACAGTAGGTGAGTCTTTAACatgttaattgttttttgttttgttttgttttttttgtctgtggtAATTTAGAGAGTCATAGggtggaggtcagaggtcaacatTTCTAATCAATCTCTGGGAAATCTTTCTTGTTCATTCCAATTTTGATGCTGTTCacttgttattgttgttgtttgtatcCTGCTCTTTTCAGCCATAAATTCTGTCACACAATTGTCCTATTTGCACCATTTTTCTTAAAAGATCACCTCCAGATTTTACATTCTCAGTTGCCCAAACCTGTTCACTTCCATTCTCCACTTGTCTACCAGTTGCCATCGGACTTATTCTCCTGTCTCAGTCTCCTCATTCCCGCAGCTAAAACTACTTTTTATGGTATCAGATCGGTTCATAGACTAACATACACGTTGATACCCGATCCAGCATTTCAGACAGTATTGAAGGCATTTCTGATACTGGTATTGGTTTCAAGACAACTCTACTAAATGGTCTTTGGGCCAAAATTTTTCTTGACTTTCTAACGCTTTAATCTCTCACACTTTGATTCTCATTTCCTCACAATCCTTAATTTATTATTCCCTCagtccctccatccctcctgcagccccctctccccctctccctgcCGGTCCACATGTCGGTTGTTCCTCCATCCTGGCAGTTCCTCCCACTCTCTCAGGCAGAGCTGGGGCCTCTTTTCTCCAACTCCAGCCCCTTCTCCTTCTCCCAGAGCCTGTTCATGGTGCCCCAGCCTGGCCGGACCCTGAGACCAGGCCtccaggcttcatttggccctTACTCAGTCacacaggtaagagaaaaaggaaaggacAGAGATCTGTGGGTGCCAATGTATGATCATTTTACATGAACTGCTAAAGCTAACTATTTACACATCTCCTTGTTTTTCCACAGCTCATATCAGAGCCtgtcctccctttctctccccttCTGTCCGCCTCCCTCCTCTCAGAgcatgtggagacagagagggataaGGACGGGCAGAAGAGATTCAGGGTGAGGATACTGTTCCACAAGAGGGGCAACACCAACAATCGAGGGACCTGTATCACCCTGCATGCCTTCAAGGAGACAGAGGAACACAAGGCCTCCTGTATCACACAGGTGAAGTCCAGATTCTgaagcctggtctcactcccagggcTGTGTCCCTGGTGTCATTACAGTGACGAATGTGTTAGCGTCTGTGGCTTTTCACAAACTCCAATATAAACCCATTTGCATCATTATTAGATGCTACTACTGGCAAAGTATAAGGAGCAAGCAAGTCTGCTTAGGGTgggcaggagaggtggtggataggtccagcAAGTGCAGGAGAACGAcattcaagaccaacaaacaacatcagTTGCAGTGTTTATGCCAAAACACGATAAGTAGGGGCAAGATCACATTGATCTTAActcagtgttttctctctgtccttctcACTTCTTCCCAGCCTCCACTAGGGCTGTGTGTGGTAACTCTGACACTGCCCAATCACTGGTTTGAGGATCAACACACCAACCAGTCACATCAAGATCTGGACAACTGGCACAGTAACATTCACCCTCGTCGTCGGGTGCAGAAGCGGGAACGACAGCGGAGGGGATATCCCCATGGCAACCTTGTCAACCGCCACCATACGACTTCTCCGTCATTAAGGTAAAGTCAAAAGATTTAacgtttattcatttattagtCCACTCATTCATTTCAGTCAGTCAACTCAATGGATTATTATATGACAGTAGAAAATGTACAGAATTAATATTTGGTGTTTTGGCTCTGACCTCAACACTCCCTACAAGGAAGTGACGCTGGGTGAAGGAGTGGTTTTCCATATGCTGTATGAATATTAGCAGCAGTAACAGCATGTGATTTCATCAGTGGCAGCATAGCTTCAAGGTGAACAATGTGGCAGCAGGCATACAGTAAGAGAGTGACAGGGCACTAATTGCATAAAGAGGTATTTCACTGCTGGTCTTTTCATGAATATGGGCTCTCTGTGCAaacacttttgaaattggtgctatataataaaaaaaaacctggaaaaggtagaagaggtagaaaacctaaaACTACCAGAACGCACTGCACAGCTCCGAACCAATAAACACTCCAGCTGGTGACGTAATGTGAGCTTGTATGGTTGCCAGCTGGTAAAAAAACAATCTCATATTACAGATGAAATATagattaaaatatgtttctaaaaatatttaaaacaagaaataggcaatgcagtgatAGAATCTTAGTTCATATTTGACCGGCACTGCTTAATTTAACTGTTTGATCTGAGTATTTTCAGCCTCCACTTccacaatacaggaaacagtatagTGCTTATTTCCCGTTCACAGACTCTCacattacagctaaacaggacACTACGATAtgattctgaaaacattttaggtgagaaatagacaataCAGCACCAGAATTTTGGTTTTTAGTTGATCAGCACTGATTAGTTTGAGAGAGATCATCCTCAATACACTTTGTGTCCATGCTGGCAGGTGAACAGAAATGAGGAAGTAAGAACAGAAATCtttagtttgagcaacagcccaagAGCCTCCTAATGCACAGGTGGCCTTTATTAGGTTGAAACAAGCAATTTGCAACAAGTTTGTGCAGTCAAGAGAGTTTGCTGATTCCAACTTGGAACAATCATGTGCGTAAACCTCACAGTAAAAAGTTAGAGTTTGAAATAAGGACATGAAAGTGTTGCATGAAGTCTGTAATGTTTAGGCAGGAGGAAGAGGTCTGATTATAACAGGAAAACTGAGCATGGACAGGTGTGTTTGAAGCAGTTCTCTTGGATTCCTTTTTCCTCTATGAGTTGTGGATGATCATGATCATTTAATCAGTTGCCTATGTGAAAGATTAATTTATGCCTTCATTCAGATACCATCCAGGTGTTGATGGTGACACCCAGGGGTACATCCCATGGGCCCTCAGATACCGACGGATTCCCATGAGAAACCAAATACAGCTTTACTACTCCTCCTCCGACACAGTGGCCGACCTAATGCTGACACCACCACGGTATGTCACAGAGAATATGGGAACATGTAGAGAGACTCTTTTTAGTTTTCAGTTATTTCATTGCTGCCCAGCAATTAATTTCTGCCTGTCATTCTCCTACATCTGCTGATCTCCTCGTACCATCCACCAAGATGTGTGGAGGACAGAGCGGCTCAGTCCCAGAGGCAGCTCATCCATATCAAAGCAGTGGCACTGAAGGAGGAGCAGGATGAGAGAGAGCACAGCAggaccaaagaagaagaaacctgTTTGAACGGGCAGGGGGAGGAGGAGCTTAGCCTGGACCCCCATGTCATGATTCGCTATTACAGAGGTCCGGTCCTCATAGGACAGCCAATCAAAGTGTCGGTGAATCTGAGAGCCAACTTCAGTGCTGAGTTTGTCGTTATAaggtaaacacaaaatgattcaTTCTGTGTCACTAAATGCCAACACACTCTTGTAGTTTCACATTGAGAATCTGTCTGTTCCTTCAGGCTGAAGGTGAAGAAGGGCTTAGTGTCAATGGTGGCCCAAAGAACTCTGACCTCTGACTTGTGGTCAGTGACCCTGGAGAAAAGCCAAGGCGCCAAACATGACGTGGTGTCCATCATCTGCCACAAGCACAGCACACCCAAGCACGCATACAAGTAGGTCATGAGTTTGACTCCACCTCAGTTCAGTGTGTCGGCAAACCATTACACTCAAAAAATGCAGACAGGCAAAGGGGCATAGTATCTTTAGCCAATCCTGTGATAACTGAAAACAACACCTGTAACCATAGTGACAGCacttacacattaaaacagagaaaaaagcaagagcaagcaaaattattttagCACATTTTACCTCTCAGGTAACCAAAGGTTTAAACAGATACCAGATACCATTTCCAACACTTCTGACATTTGATGTGGGGGGCAGCCAATTACTTTAAAGGTGGGAtaggcagtttcattttggcgtcaatgggcaaaaatcccataataaacatttagcatattgtaattcaagtggtctgagagaaaactagacttctgcacctcctcttggctcatGACTTTAACAGTTCTGGTTTGGATTTAAAGAACTTATATACTGATGTATTAAAGTTAATACCTGAATACACTGGCTGCTGCTCAGTCTCGCATATCTGTCGCCCTGTAGTCCCACTTCACTCCAGcaggtggtgtgtctgtcagtcGACGGCCTGAGGCAGAGCTTCGGTGTTGCCATGACTGTCTCTGCCAGCTGGTGGGTGGAGTTCTCCGGGCGAAGTAACCACCTATCACCACATGGGGCAGCAGCGAGCATCTTCTCATTTGCCGATCGACAGATCTTTGGCATCGCTCCCATCACAGAGGTACTTCATCCATTCGAGATCATTAAAGATCAATCCAATCAATctgtttaaactttttttttttttatcctctaTCCTCAGAGTAACACCATCATCAACACAGCCATACTGACCAACCAGCcggtgtcacttcctgtcattgTGCTGGCCATAAACCAAGATGGGAAGGTGTCAGACGTCACCTCTGCAGTCACGTGTCACTCAACCAACGAGAACACTGTCAAGGTGAGACAAAAGACCAgcctgaaataaacaaaaaacatatatgCTTGTTAATTATGTTGCCCAGCTTCAGAAGGATAACATCATTTTTGTCCACACGGttttagcaacaaaaaaaaatcttttctgcTAAGCTGCTAAGTGGATCTTGAAGACTGAAAGTTTTTCTCAGATGCCTTTTTACAAGGTCAAGAATGGACTAGCGTTCAACATCAGCTCAGCTTAACACAGATTGGAATCTTCTCCACGtgtcttctgtctgtctccatcgtGACCACAGGTGTCCAGCGACTGCTCAACCCTCTTTGTGGACGGCAGTGAGTCAGGGCTGGGTGATACCTGTGCAGTGGTGGAGTTTCAACTAGGTGCGCTCtatggctctgtgtgtgtggaagtgtgGGCTCCTTCAGTGCCCCTGCGAGTGTCTTTGGCAGACCCCATTCTCAACGTCATTGATGGCTGGAACCACTTCACAAAGAAAGGGTAGGACACAGCCCCAGTGTCTCTTCAGTGTGGTTTATTTAGCTTCTTTATGAGCTTTTCTCTATGTGCATCACTGGACACAAAACAGCGGAAAGTCCTCTTTGTTTCACAGTGTTCACCCTACACGTCAATGTCAAGCATTCtttggccaaaaaaagaaaaagatatgCAACAGAATAATCACTTGTTTTTATAACTTTTCATCAAAGAGCGTCCAAATGAACAAATTAATATAAAGGAACAACCATGACATTGAACTTTGTTGACTGCAGTGTTAACTAAATTCTGAATGCTCCGTGTGGGATATGTCTGTATTATTAGGGTTCAAGAATGCTCTTTTGACAAGTGTAATTGGCATTTGGAAAGTGCGTATCAACTGGGATTTTTATCGTTTGTGACACACAGTCTCTTGTCTGTTTTCGatcagctctgtgcgttgtcatggatgcgttgtacacaaaccaactagccaACACTTTGCAAGGGTGGGGTAGAGATACATGCcgaaaagaaaagcccacatttcttaGAGAAACATACCCACTTGTGATACGTGCAAATATCACAACACCAACCTTTCAaaaaggtggttgaaggaataaaagaaggaggctgtgttcacacagcCGAACAAGTCTGCCACTGGTAGAAATCtttgaaaaaatctgatttgatccaaaaaagcaaaatgacaagtGACTTCAGCGGTTCCCCTTTTCATATATTGACATGATAAACAACATGCTAAATCACGTTAATCggagtatgcacagctgcatgtaaatgggAATATTGatggaatatttatttttatcaatcaTGTAAACATCTTCGGAGGAATGATGCCTTTTTTCGGAATAGGAGCAAAAACTGCAATATTCTGCGCATGTAAACATAGTGTGAGGAATTTATGATGTCATACCAAAATCTCTTGTGGTTCTTGTTATCCCTACAGTGATTTTTCATTTCTTAGAGAAGAAAGACCACAAATACAGTCAGCTGGCCGTCATGTAAATAGACTAGATAATCTACAAGTAGTCTACATACAGTAATGTGCAGATGTAACCTGGTCTAAAGAGGCCTTGGCTAAATATACTACAGTTAAAAAATATGGCATTTTAAGTCTGAAATGGCTCTTAAAGATGACCTGTAGAGatttcttataaaaaaaaaacaaaagcaacatttaCATTCAGTATTACCAAAACATATTGTTGTGTATCCTTGAGGTCTAAAAAAATTTGTtgaatgcatttccttcctcataaaTCATCGGTAaagaagatttttttaaagaaagtatTTCATTCAATCtgttgtttacatccatgtttacaAGCTTATAGTCTTCTTCCTTGTCTTCACTGAGGCATTGCTGCATAACTTGGTGCATTACCATCCCTTATAGATCAGAGGTGTATAGTGTCAcccacatgcacatgcacaagaGACAAAGTGGATAGTGCCACTAGAGGTCAGAAACTCCCCACGAAACCTTTCAGTCCTGTTGAAGCTGTGAGCTCCGAGATCTGAGGTTACTATTCATTACATAAGGGTTGGTAACACAAGCATGATCCTCTACATCTGTGTATTGTCTCACAGACACTCAGAAATATAATAAGAACCCCAGTTTCTAACGTGTGTCCTGTCTCTTCAGGTGTGTGCCAGTGTATCAGCGCTCATCAGTCCAGGTCCTGACTCAGTTCACTGCTCAGGACTCTCAGAGCAGAACCACGCACCTCCTGGGCTCATCTGATTGGTTTGTGGACGTTACAGAGCTGGTCCGTAACTGGCTGAGAGTAGAGGACCCTCGAGTGGCTTCCCTCGGCAACCACAACGACCTGATTGGTTTACGACCAGGAAAGACATCACTTCATGTGGGTGATAACTGTACATCAGTTCAGTTCTTCATTTActgagcatcatcatcatcatcacctgttgtctctctctctctcaggttgTCTCTGAGCAGTGGGATGGCGTGCTGGGCAGATGTgacg
The window above is part of the Epinephelus moara isolate mb chromosome 5, YSFRI_EMoa_1.0, whole genome shotgun sequence genome. Proteins encoded here:
- the tmem132a gene encoding transmembrane protein 132A isoform X1 — translated: MTLCYIRSVVMADVSWAGVRWDRRGASVLLLFWIFTVVPPSLLQPPLPLSLPVHMSVVPPSWQFLPLSQAELGPLFSNSSPFSFSQSLFMVPQPGRTLRPGLQASFGPYSVTQLISEPVLPFSPLLSASLLSEHVETERDKDGQKRFRVRILFHKRGNTNNRGTCITLHAFKETEEHKASCITQPPLGLCVVTLTLPNHWFEDQHTNQSHQDLDNWHSNIHPRRRVQKRERQRRGYPHGNLVNRHHTTSPSLRYHPGVDGDTQGYIPWALRYRRIPMRNQIQLYYSSSDTVADLMLTPPRCVEDRAAQSQRQLIHIKAVALKEEQDEREHSRTKEEETCLNGQGEEELSLDPHVMIRYYRGPVLIGQPIKVSVNLRANFSAEFVVIRLKVKKGLVSMVAQRTLTSDLWSVTLEKSQGAKHDVVSIICHKHSTPKHAYNPTSLQQVVCLSVDGLRQSFGVAMTVSASWWVEFSGRSNHLSPHGAAASIFSFADRQIFGIAPITESNTIINTAILTNQPVSLPVIVLAINQDGKVSDVTSAVTCHSTNENTVKVSSDCSTLFVDGSESGLGDTCAVVEFQLGALYGSVCVEVWAPSVPLRVSLADPILNVIDGWNHFTKKGCVPVYQRSSVQVLTQFTAQDSQSRTTHLLGSSDWFVDVTELVRNWLRVEDPRVASLGNHNDLIGLRPGKTSLHVVSEQWDGVLGRCDVTVTSEPVTPGDLSVQVVSGLGMSLTASPTHPSIVTTTVTAYNILYNHHQEASISVWLQFSDDTASLLSSFNDLPFFLRLSSLAESVIVVAPGPSQRIFAQGDGGGPLLRAELLVSTCADQPVTSNSISEGDRDWTETGEEGGAGGTRRLAKGSGWIRVNLDLGYLQPEGDEDEEGGKFEFDFSDTLVESDSDVYASNFDEEENENVSSDYYDKINGKRNWNEVGNGGMVSQNNLERAVLMPSQEEGTVYFSPSQEIEGERMEEDVEGQGARELEVGVGAILSLLCLSAILFLANCLPCALRDRRRTKMEEEEMGGLQEGAKEEEVEEKKKEVEDKDADQRKKAEAEDNIKQQNEVDNKEVEIIC
- the tmem132a gene encoding transmembrane protein 132A isoform X2 produces the protein MADVSWAGVRWDRRGASVLLLFWIFTVVPPSLLQPPLPLSLPVHMSVVPPSWQFLPLSQAELGPLFSNSSPFSFSQSLFMVPQPGRTLRPGLQASFGPYSVTQLISEPVLPFSPLLSASLLSEHVETERDKDGQKRFRVRILFHKRGNTNNRGTCITLHAFKETEEHKASCITQPPLGLCVVTLTLPNHWFEDQHTNQSHQDLDNWHSNIHPRRRVQKRERQRRGYPHGNLVNRHHTTSPSLRYHPGVDGDTQGYIPWALRYRRIPMRNQIQLYYSSSDTVADLMLTPPRCVEDRAAQSQRQLIHIKAVALKEEQDEREHSRTKEEETCLNGQGEEELSLDPHVMIRYYRGPVLIGQPIKVSVNLRANFSAEFVVIRLKVKKGLVSMVAQRTLTSDLWSVTLEKSQGAKHDVVSIICHKHSTPKHAYNPTSLQQVVCLSVDGLRQSFGVAMTVSASWWVEFSGRSNHLSPHGAAASIFSFADRQIFGIAPITESNTIINTAILTNQPVSLPVIVLAINQDGKVSDVTSAVTCHSTNENTVKVSSDCSTLFVDGSESGLGDTCAVVEFQLGALYGSVCVEVWAPSVPLRVSLADPILNVIDGWNHFTKKGCVPVYQRSSVQVLTQFTAQDSQSRTTHLLGSSDWFVDVTELVRNWLRVEDPRVASLGNHNDLIGLRPGKTSLHVVSEQWDGVLGRCDVTVTSEPVTPGDLSVQVVSGLGMSLTASPTHPSIVTTTVTAYNILYNHHQEASISVWLQFSDDTASLLSSFNDLPFFLRLSSLAESVIVVAPGPSQRIFAQGDGGGPLLRAELLVSTCADQPVTSNSISEGDRDWTETGEEGGAGGTRRLAKGSGWIRVNLDLGYLQPEGDEDEEGGKFEFDFSDTLVESDSDVYASNFDEEENENVSSDYYDKINGKRNWNEVGNGGMVSQNNLERAVLMPSQEEGTVYFSPSQEIEGERMEEDVEGQGARELEVGVGAILSLLCLSAILFLANCLPCALRDRRRTKMEEEEMGGLQEGAKEEEVEEKKKEVEDKDADQRKKAEAEDNIKQQNEVDNKEVEIIC